One segment of Megachile rotundata isolate GNS110a chromosome 4, iyMegRotu1, whole genome shotgun sequence DNA contains the following:
- the O-fut1 gene encoding O-fucosyltransferase 1, translated as MFIITFFILSMTLHSTYCENFDIDTNGYIVYCPCMGRFGNQADHFLGALGFAKALNRTLVLPPWVEYRTGETRSIQVPFDTYFNVSRVQSCHKAIVMEDFMKDIAPRIWQPKERVSFCYSARGKGDSCNAKEGNPFGPFWDTYNIDFVKSEFYGPLHYDVYHTDMALQWGRQYPAINWPVLAFTGAPASFPVQLENKKLHKCLEWNTDMLNKAKAFVKEKLPRGAFVGIHLRNGIDWVRACEFISSTPNLFAAPQCLGYRNERGKATSAMCLPTFDLIVRHLKRVIRNGNDIKSVFVASDNNYMIEELTKALARMEVPVFKQDQPASPHLDLAILGRANYFIGNCISSFSAFVAREREIKGYPTFFWGFPTERSSASIMHEEL; from the exons atgtttattattactttctttattttatcaatGACATTGCATAGCACATATtgtgaaaattttgatattgatACAAATGGCTACATTGTTTATTGTCCCTGTATGG gaagatttggaaatcaaGCAGATCATTTTTTAGGTGCTTTAGGATTTGCAAAAGCCTTAAATAGAACATTAGTTCTACCACCATGGGTTGAATATAGAACTGGAGAGACAAGATCT ATACAAGTTCCTTTTGatacatattttaatgtttCTCGAGTACAAAGTTGTCATAAGGCAATAGTTATGGAAGATTTCATGAAGGATATTGCACCAAGGATATGGCAACCAAAGGAAAGAGTAT CTTTTTGTTACTCTGCACGTGGAAAAGGGGATTCATGCAATGCTAAAGAAGGAAACCCATTTGGTCCATTTTGGGACACATATAACATAGATTTTGTAAAATCAGAATTTTATGGTCCTCTGCATTATGATGTTTATCATACAGACATGGCATTACAATGGGGAAGACAATACCCTGCTATAAACTGGCCAGTATTGGCTTTTACAGGTGCACCTGCTAGCTTTCCTGTTCAGTTAGAAAACAAAAAGTTACACAAATGTCTTGAATGGAATACAGATATGCTTAATAAAGCAAAAGCatttgtaaaagaaaaattaccTAGAGGAGCATTTGTAGGAATTCATTTACGTAATGGAATTGATTGg gTTCGTGCTTGTGAATTTATATCAAGTACACCAAACCTTTTCGCTGCTCCTCAATGTCTCGGTTATCGAAATGAACGCGGAAAAGCAACTTCTGCTATGTGCTTGCCAACATTTGATTTGATAGTACGTCATTTAAAACGTGTTATACGTAATGGCAATGACATTAAATCAGTATTTGTAGCATCTGATAATAATTACATGATTGAGGAACTTACTAAAGCATTGGCACGTATGGAa GTACCGGTGTTCAAACAAGATCAGCCTGCATCTCCTCATTTAGACTTAGCTATTCTTGGAAgagcaaattattttataggaAATTGTATTTCTTCTTTCTCAGCGTTCGTAGCAAGAGAAAGAGAGATTAAAGGATATCCTACATTTTTCTGGGGCTTTCCTACGGAAAGATCATCAGCCTCCATTATGCATGAAGAATTGTAA